In the Clupea harengus chromosome 16, Ch_v2.0.2, whole genome shotgun sequence genome, one interval contains:
- the LOC105897561 gene encoding serine-threonine kinase receptor-associated protein isoform X2 produces the protein MAMRQTPLTCSGHTRPVVDLAFSGITPYGYFLISACKDGKPMLRQGDTGDWIGTFLGHKGAVWGATLNKEATKAATAAADFSAKVWDAVTGEEVLTLAHKHIVKTVDFTQDSNSLLTAGNDKLLRIYDLNKPEAEPQEISGHTSAIKKALWCNNDQQILSAADDKTIRLWDKTSSEAVKTLTFDQAVSSMEYIPDGEILVITYGKTVAFYNAHSLDLIKTVDAPTSIHSASLHPDKDYFVAGGDDFKLYKYDYTTKEEMESYKGHFGPVHCVRFSPDGELYASGSEDGTLRLWQTAVGKTYGLWKCVLPEELASENSDAIYCPPEIKA, from the exons ATGGCTATGAGGCAGACTCCGCTCACTTGCTCCGGGCACACCAGACCTGTGGTAGATCTGGCCTTCAGTGGGATAACTCCCTATGGATACTTCTTGATAAGTGCCTGTAAAG ATGGCAAACCTATGTTGCGCCAGGGAGACACAGGGGACTGGATCGGGACGTTCCTGGGTCACAAAGGCGCTGTTTGGGGAGCCACTTTGAACAAAGAGGCCACCAAGGCAGCTACTGCAGCGGCAGACTTTTCAGC TAAGGTGTGGGATGCAGTGACCGGCGAAGAAGTTCTCACGCTGGCACACAAGCATATTGTCAAGACCGTGGACTTCACTCag GACAGTAACAGTCTGCTAACTGCAGGGAATGATAAATTGTTGCGTATTTATGATCTCAACAAGCCTGAAGCAG AACCTCAAGAGATCTCAGGGCACACGTCGGCTATTAAGAAAGCGCTCTGGTGCAACAATGACCAACAGATCCTTTCTGCAGCAGACGACAAAACTATACG CCTTTGGGATAAGACCTCCAGCGAGGCCGTGAAAACCCTGACCTTTGACCAGGCTGTCAGTAGCATGGAGTACATCCCCGACGGAGAGATCCTTGTCATCACCTACGGCAAGACGGTGGCTTTCTACAACGCCCACAG TTTGGACCTCATTAAGACTGTAGACGCTCCAACATCCATCCACTCGGCCTCTCTGCACCCCGACAAGGACTACTTTGTAGCAGGCGGCGATGACTTCAAGCTCTACAAATATGACTACACCACCAAAGAGGAGATGG AGTCCTATAAAGGCCACTTTGGGCCAGTGCACTGTGTGCGGTTCAGCCCAGACGGGGAGCTCTATGCCAGCGGCTCAGAAGACGGCACACTCCGCCTGTGGCAGACCGCCGTGGGCAAGACCTACGGCCTCTGGAAGTGTGTCCTGCCTG AGGAGCTGGCGTCTGAGAACTCTGATGCTATCTACTGCCCTCCTGAGATCAAGGCCTGA
- the LOC105897561 gene encoding serine-threonine kinase receptor-associated protein isoform X1, with the protein MAMRQTPLTCSGHTRPVVDLAFSGITPYGYFLISACKDGKPMLRQGDTGDWIGTFLGHKGAVWGATLNKEATKAATAAADFSAKVWDAVTGEEVLTLAHKHIVKTVDFTQDSNSLLTAGNDKLLRIYDLNKPEAEPQEISGHTSAIKKALWCNNDQQILSAADDKTIRLWDKTSSEAVKTLTFDQAVSSMEYIPDGEILVITYGKTVAFYNAHSLDLIKTVDAPTSIHSASLHPDKDYFVAGGDDFKLYKYDYTTKEEMESYKGHFGPVHCVRFSPDGELYASGSEDGTLRLWQTAVGKTYGLWKCVLPACTTEELASENSDAIYCPPEIKA; encoded by the exons ATGGCTATGAGGCAGACTCCGCTCACTTGCTCCGGGCACACCAGACCTGTGGTAGATCTGGCCTTCAGTGGGATAACTCCCTATGGATACTTCTTGATAAGTGCCTGTAAAG ATGGCAAACCTATGTTGCGCCAGGGAGACACAGGGGACTGGATCGGGACGTTCCTGGGTCACAAAGGCGCTGTTTGGGGAGCCACTTTGAACAAAGAGGCCACCAAGGCAGCTACTGCAGCGGCAGACTTTTCAGC TAAGGTGTGGGATGCAGTGACCGGCGAAGAAGTTCTCACGCTGGCACACAAGCATATTGTCAAGACCGTGGACTTCACTCag GACAGTAACAGTCTGCTAACTGCAGGGAATGATAAATTGTTGCGTATTTATGATCTCAACAAGCCTGAAGCAG AACCTCAAGAGATCTCAGGGCACACGTCGGCTATTAAGAAAGCGCTCTGGTGCAACAATGACCAACAGATCCTTTCTGCAGCAGACGACAAAACTATACG CCTTTGGGATAAGACCTCCAGCGAGGCCGTGAAAACCCTGACCTTTGACCAGGCTGTCAGTAGCATGGAGTACATCCCCGACGGAGAGATCCTTGTCATCACCTACGGCAAGACGGTGGCTTTCTACAACGCCCACAG TTTGGACCTCATTAAGACTGTAGACGCTCCAACATCCATCCACTCGGCCTCTCTGCACCCCGACAAGGACTACTTTGTAGCAGGCGGCGATGACTTCAAGCTCTACAAATATGACTACACCACCAAAGAGGAGATGG AGTCCTATAAAGGCCACTTTGGGCCAGTGCACTGTGTGCGGTTCAGCCCAGACGGGGAGCTCTATGCCAGCGGCTCAGAAGACGGCACACTCCGCCTGTGGCAGACCGCCGTGGGCAAGACCTACGGCCTCTGGAAGTGTGTCCTGCCTG ctTGTACAACAGAGGAGCTGGCGTCTGAGAACTCTGATGCTATCTACTGCCCTCCTGAGATCAAGGCCTGA
- the tmpoa gene encoding thymopoietin a isoform X1 yields the protein MSEFLEDPSVLTKDKLKSALQANNVSLPNGEQKKDVYVQLYLKNLTAQNKKKSAPPEAFSSDEELPAPVVSNRSRSGRKATRKTDKPLPTEVDVMELSDEDLREQLQKYGVGIGPIVASTRKLYERKLQKLLDEGPPEALAPPAAPPETDGSQNGNAESDHYSDKEEETAVPEPEPEPEPAPAPVVERPLRSRGKIPVTTRTRSSQHNRHVELLEEELQLMDEEEEEEPVLNIKRRYRRASSMLEQAMISSDDIDVPDNSPSQVGTRDPKFLSEPMGRTSKAPPVESYTMDSTKPRKPAQNGAFQQVKDPQTFQPSAWNENIHQDSLSSSWQKEKAIPPDPNPSGLAIKPSKPPFFAVAIEGSQHSSASSFTSSVTNVGSGPPDSSSPLFTRQGSASVQPKQRKPVSQTIEQAYKESTEVDKGDGRQQKITPFLSPVTPVRGQRDSPSQTWVEKVSAVEHTPKADAKDVLKEMFPNDVNTPTGISATCRRPIRGAAARSGVSTDTWLDDTRLRLTELRETSFSSTSSSNYVESRPSTRLLLSPVPSAFSAPRHASAPTVRAPIGGQSRRQRWMPVWVQVLVFGVLAGFLFLVYQAMETNESNPFGFLTQQTEDAPEGQTSK from the exons ATGTCGGAATTCTTGGAGGACCCGTCTGTTCTCACGAAAGACAAACTAAAGAGTGCACTTCAGGCCAATAATGTCTCTCTTCCTAATGGCGAACAGAAAAAGGACGTTTATGTGCAACTGTACCTGAAAAATCTGACTGCGCAAAACAAGAAGAAAAGCGCCCCTCCAGAAGCGTTCTCCAGCGACGAGGAATTGCCAGCCCCCGTGGTCTCCAACAGAAGCCGCTCCGGCAGG AAAGCCACGAGGAAAACGGACAAGCCTCTGCCGACCGAGGTGGATGTCATGGAGCTGAGTGACGAGGACCTGAGGGAGCAGCTCCAGAAGTACGGAGTCGGGATTGGCCCAATCGTGG cctccacCCGTAAGCTGTATGAGCGGAAACTGCAGAAGCTGTTGGATGAGGGGCCTCCAGAGGCCCTGGCCCCTCCAGCAGCCCCCCCAGAGACAGACGGTAGCCAGAACGGCAACGCAGAATCCGACCATTACAGTGACAAAGAGGAAG AGACGGCCGTACCGGAACCAGAGCCTGAGCCAGAACCAGCACCGGCTCCAGTGGTGGAGAGGCCCTTGAGGAGCAGAGGGAAGATCCCAGTCACCACTCGCACCAGAAGCAGCCAGCACAACaga catgtagAGCTGCTAGAGGAGGAACTGCAATtgatggatgaggaggaggaagaagagccaGTGCTGAACATTAAGAGACGGTACCGGCGTGCTTCCTCAATGCTTGAGCAGGCCATGATCTCCAGCGATGACATT GACGTACCTGACAACTCGCCATCTCAG GTCGGGACTAGAGACCCCAAGTTTCTATCAGAACCGATGGGCAGAACTTCCAAAGCTCCCCCGGTTGAGTCCTACACTATGGACTCTACCAAGCCCCGTAAACCAGCGCAG AATGGGGCTTTCCAGCAGGTTAAAGATCCCCAAACCTTCCAACCCTCTGCATGGAATGAAAACATCCACCAGGACAGCTTGTCATCTTCGTGGCAAAAAGAAAAg GCCATACCTCCGGATCCCAACCCATCGGGGTTGGCAATCAAACCATCCAAGCCCCCATTCTTTGCTGTTGCCATTGAAGGCTCTCAGCACTCCAGCGCAAGTTCCTTCACATCCTCAGTTACCAATGTAGGTTCAGGTCCGCCGgactcctcttctcccctgttCACTAGGCAGGGGTCGGCGTCTGTTCAGCCAAAACAACGCAAGCCTGTGTCCCAGACCATTGAACAG GCGTACAAGGAGTCTACGGAGGTTGACAAAGGCGATGGCCGGCAGCAGAAaatcactcccttcctctcccccgtGACCCCagtgagggggcagagagatagTCCCTCACAGACATGG gTAGAGAAGGTGTCGGCAGTGGAGCACACCCCCAAAGCAGATGCAAAGGACGTGCTGAAGGAGATGTTCCCCAATGATGTCAACACCCCAACAGGCATTAG tgCCACCTGCAGGCGGCCAATCCGCGGCGCAGCAGCACGGTCCGGAGTATCGACTGACACCTGGCTGGACGACACACGTCTTAGACTGACGGAGCTGCGTGAGACCAGcttctcctccacttcctcctccaacTATGTGGAGTCCCGCCCCTCGACACGCCTCCTCCTGTCCCCGGTCCCGTCCGCCTTCTCCGCTCCTCGGCACGCCTCTGCCCCCACTGTCAGGGCGCCCATCGGTGGCCAGTCACGGCGCCAGCGCTGGATGCCCGTGTGGGTGCAGGTGCTGGTGTTCGGCGTGCTGGCCGGCTTCCTGTTCCTCGTCTACCAGGCCATGGAGACCAACGAGAGCAACCCGTTTGGCTTCCTCACACAGCAGACCGAGGATGCGCCCGAAGGACAGACCAGCAAGTGA
- the tmpoa gene encoding thymopoietin a isoform X2: MSEFLEDPSVLTKDKLKSALQANNVSLPNGEQKKDVYVQLYLKNLTAQNKKKSAPPEAFSSDEELPAPVVSNRSRSGRKATRKTDKPLPTEVDVMELSDEDLREQLQKYGVGIGPIVASTRKLYERKLQKLLDEGPPEALAPPAAPPETDGSQNGNAESDHYSDKEEETAVPEPEPEPEPAPAPVVERPLRSRGKIPVTTRTRSSQHNRHVELLEEELQLMDEEEEEEPVLNIKRRYRRASSMLEQAMISSDDIDVPDNSPSQVGTRDPKFLSEPMGRTSKAPPVESYTMDSTKPRKPAQNGAFQQVKDPQTFQPSAWNENIHQDSLSSSWQKEKAIPPDPNPSGLAIKPSKPPFFAVAIEGSQHSSASSFTSSVTNVGSGPPDSSSPLFTRQGSASVQPKQRKPVSQTIEQVEKVSAVEHTPKADAKDVLKEMFPNDVNTPTGISATCRRPIRGAAARSGVSTDTWLDDTRLRLTELRETSFSSTSSSNYVESRPSTRLLLSPVPSAFSAPRHASAPTVRAPIGGQSRRQRWMPVWVQVLVFGVLAGFLFLVYQAMETNESNPFGFLTQQTEDAPEGQTSK; encoded by the exons ATGTCGGAATTCTTGGAGGACCCGTCTGTTCTCACGAAAGACAAACTAAAGAGTGCACTTCAGGCCAATAATGTCTCTCTTCCTAATGGCGAACAGAAAAAGGACGTTTATGTGCAACTGTACCTGAAAAATCTGACTGCGCAAAACAAGAAGAAAAGCGCCCCTCCAGAAGCGTTCTCCAGCGACGAGGAATTGCCAGCCCCCGTGGTCTCCAACAGAAGCCGCTCCGGCAGG AAAGCCACGAGGAAAACGGACAAGCCTCTGCCGACCGAGGTGGATGTCATGGAGCTGAGTGACGAGGACCTGAGGGAGCAGCTCCAGAAGTACGGAGTCGGGATTGGCCCAATCGTGG cctccacCCGTAAGCTGTATGAGCGGAAACTGCAGAAGCTGTTGGATGAGGGGCCTCCAGAGGCCCTGGCCCCTCCAGCAGCCCCCCCAGAGACAGACGGTAGCCAGAACGGCAACGCAGAATCCGACCATTACAGTGACAAAGAGGAAG AGACGGCCGTACCGGAACCAGAGCCTGAGCCAGAACCAGCACCGGCTCCAGTGGTGGAGAGGCCCTTGAGGAGCAGAGGGAAGATCCCAGTCACCACTCGCACCAGAAGCAGCCAGCACAACaga catgtagAGCTGCTAGAGGAGGAACTGCAATtgatggatgaggaggaggaagaagagccaGTGCTGAACATTAAGAGACGGTACCGGCGTGCTTCCTCAATGCTTGAGCAGGCCATGATCTCCAGCGATGACATT GACGTACCTGACAACTCGCCATCTCAG GTCGGGACTAGAGACCCCAAGTTTCTATCAGAACCGATGGGCAGAACTTCCAAAGCTCCCCCGGTTGAGTCCTACACTATGGACTCTACCAAGCCCCGTAAACCAGCGCAG AATGGGGCTTTCCAGCAGGTTAAAGATCCCCAAACCTTCCAACCCTCTGCATGGAATGAAAACATCCACCAGGACAGCTTGTCATCTTCGTGGCAAAAAGAAAAg GCCATACCTCCGGATCCCAACCCATCGGGGTTGGCAATCAAACCATCCAAGCCCCCATTCTTTGCTGTTGCCATTGAAGGCTCTCAGCACTCCAGCGCAAGTTCCTTCACATCCTCAGTTACCAATGTAGGTTCAGGTCCGCCGgactcctcttctcccctgttCACTAGGCAGGGGTCGGCGTCTGTTCAGCCAAAACAACGCAAGCCTGTGTCCCAGACCATTGAACAG gTAGAGAAGGTGTCGGCAGTGGAGCACACCCCCAAAGCAGATGCAAAGGACGTGCTGAAGGAGATGTTCCCCAATGATGTCAACACCCCAACAGGCATTAG tgCCACCTGCAGGCGGCCAATCCGCGGCGCAGCAGCACGGTCCGGAGTATCGACTGACACCTGGCTGGACGACACACGTCTTAGACTGACGGAGCTGCGTGAGACCAGcttctcctccacttcctcctccaacTATGTGGAGTCCCGCCCCTCGACACGCCTCCTCCTGTCCCCGGTCCCGTCCGCCTTCTCCGCTCCTCGGCACGCCTCTGCCCCCACTGTCAGGGCGCCCATCGGTGGCCAGTCACGGCGCCAGCGCTGGATGCCCGTGTGGGTGCAGGTGCTGGTGTTCGGCGTGCTGGCCGGCTTCCTGTTCCTCGTCTACCAGGCCATGGAGACCAACGAGAGCAACCCGTTTGGCTTCCTCACACAGCAGACCGAGGATGCGCCCGAAGGACAGACCAGCAAGTGA
- the tmpoa gene encoding thymopoietin a isoform X3 translates to MSEFLEDPSVLTKDKLKSALQANNVSLPNGEQKKDVYVQLYLKNLTAQNKKKSAPPEAFSSDEELPAPVVSNRSRSGRKATRKTDKPLPTEVDVMELSDEDLREQLQKYGVGIGPIVASTRKLYERKLQKLLDEGPPEALAPPAAPPETDGSQNGNAESDHYSDKEEETAVPEPEPEPEPAPAPVVERPLRSRGKIPVTTRTRSSQHNRHVELLEEELQLMDEEEEEEPVLNIKRRYRRASSMLEQAMISSDDINGAFQQVKDPQTFQPSAWNENIHQDSLSSSWQKEKAIPPDPNPSGLAIKPSKPPFFAVAIEGSQHSSASSFTSSVTNVGSGPPDSSSPLFTRQGSASVQPKQRKPVSQTIEQAYKESTEVDKGDGRQQKITPFLSPVTPVRGQRDSPSQTWVEKVSAVEHTPKADAKDVLKEMFPNDVNTPTGISATCRRPIRGAAARSGVSTDTWLDDTRLRLTELRETSFSSTSSSNYVESRPSTRLLLSPVPSAFSAPRHASAPTVRAPIGGQSRRQRWMPVWVQVLVFGVLAGFLFLVYQAMETNESNPFGFLTQQTEDAPEGQTSK, encoded by the exons ATGTCGGAATTCTTGGAGGACCCGTCTGTTCTCACGAAAGACAAACTAAAGAGTGCACTTCAGGCCAATAATGTCTCTCTTCCTAATGGCGAACAGAAAAAGGACGTTTATGTGCAACTGTACCTGAAAAATCTGACTGCGCAAAACAAGAAGAAAAGCGCCCCTCCAGAAGCGTTCTCCAGCGACGAGGAATTGCCAGCCCCCGTGGTCTCCAACAGAAGCCGCTCCGGCAGG AAAGCCACGAGGAAAACGGACAAGCCTCTGCCGACCGAGGTGGATGTCATGGAGCTGAGTGACGAGGACCTGAGGGAGCAGCTCCAGAAGTACGGAGTCGGGATTGGCCCAATCGTGG cctccacCCGTAAGCTGTATGAGCGGAAACTGCAGAAGCTGTTGGATGAGGGGCCTCCAGAGGCCCTGGCCCCTCCAGCAGCCCCCCCAGAGACAGACGGTAGCCAGAACGGCAACGCAGAATCCGACCATTACAGTGACAAAGAGGAAG AGACGGCCGTACCGGAACCAGAGCCTGAGCCAGAACCAGCACCGGCTCCAGTGGTGGAGAGGCCCTTGAGGAGCAGAGGGAAGATCCCAGTCACCACTCGCACCAGAAGCAGCCAGCACAACaga catgtagAGCTGCTAGAGGAGGAACTGCAATtgatggatgaggaggaggaagaagagccaGTGCTGAACATTAAGAGACGGTACCGGCGTGCTTCCTCAATGCTTGAGCAGGCCATGATCTCCAGCGATGACATT AATGGGGCTTTCCAGCAGGTTAAAGATCCCCAAACCTTCCAACCCTCTGCATGGAATGAAAACATCCACCAGGACAGCTTGTCATCTTCGTGGCAAAAAGAAAAg GCCATACCTCCGGATCCCAACCCATCGGGGTTGGCAATCAAACCATCCAAGCCCCCATTCTTTGCTGTTGCCATTGAAGGCTCTCAGCACTCCAGCGCAAGTTCCTTCACATCCTCAGTTACCAATGTAGGTTCAGGTCCGCCGgactcctcttctcccctgttCACTAGGCAGGGGTCGGCGTCTGTTCAGCCAAAACAACGCAAGCCTGTGTCCCAGACCATTGAACAG GCGTACAAGGAGTCTACGGAGGTTGACAAAGGCGATGGCCGGCAGCAGAAaatcactcccttcctctcccccgtGACCCCagtgagggggcagagagatagTCCCTCACAGACATGG gTAGAGAAGGTGTCGGCAGTGGAGCACACCCCCAAAGCAGATGCAAAGGACGTGCTGAAGGAGATGTTCCCCAATGATGTCAACACCCCAACAGGCATTAG tgCCACCTGCAGGCGGCCAATCCGCGGCGCAGCAGCACGGTCCGGAGTATCGACTGACACCTGGCTGGACGACACACGTCTTAGACTGACGGAGCTGCGTGAGACCAGcttctcctccacttcctcctccaacTATGTGGAGTCCCGCCCCTCGACACGCCTCCTCCTGTCCCCGGTCCCGTCCGCCTTCTCCGCTCCTCGGCACGCCTCTGCCCCCACTGTCAGGGCGCCCATCGGTGGCCAGTCACGGCGCCAGCGCTGGATGCCCGTGTGGGTGCAGGTGCTGGTGTTCGGCGTGCTGGCCGGCTTCCTGTTCCTCGTCTACCAGGCCATGGAGACCAACGAGAGCAACCCGTTTGGCTTCCTCACACAGCAGACCGAGGATGCGCCCGAAGGACAGACCAGCAAGTGA
- the tmpoa gene encoding thymopoietin a isoform X4: MSEFLEDPSVLTKDKLKSALQANNVSLPNGEQKKDVYVQLYLKNLTAQNKKKSAPPEAFSSDEELPAPVVSNRSRSGRKATRKTDKPLPTEVDVMELSDEDLREQLQKYGVGIGPIVASTRKLYERKLQKLLDEGPPEALAPPAAPPETDGSQNGNAESDHYSDKEEETAVPEPEPEPEPAPAPVVERPLRSRGKIPVTTRTRSSQHNRVEKVSAVEHTPKADAKDVLKEMFPNDVNTPTGISATCRRPIRGAAARSGVSTDTWLDDTRLRLTELRETSFSSTSSSNYVESRPSTRLLLSPVPSAFSAPRHASAPTVRAPIGGQSRRQRWMPVWVQVLVFGVLAGFLFLVYQAMETNESNPFGFLTQQTEDAPEGQTSK; the protein is encoded by the exons ATGTCGGAATTCTTGGAGGACCCGTCTGTTCTCACGAAAGACAAACTAAAGAGTGCACTTCAGGCCAATAATGTCTCTCTTCCTAATGGCGAACAGAAAAAGGACGTTTATGTGCAACTGTACCTGAAAAATCTGACTGCGCAAAACAAGAAGAAAAGCGCCCCTCCAGAAGCGTTCTCCAGCGACGAGGAATTGCCAGCCCCCGTGGTCTCCAACAGAAGCCGCTCCGGCAGG AAAGCCACGAGGAAAACGGACAAGCCTCTGCCGACCGAGGTGGATGTCATGGAGCTGAGTGACGAGGACCTGAGGGAGCAGCTCCAGAAGTACGGAGTCGGGATTGGCCCAATCGTGG cctccacCCGTAAGCTGTATGAGCGGAAACTGCAGAAGCTGTTGGATGAGGGGCCTCCAGAGGCCCTGGCCCCTCCAGCAGCCCCCCCAGAGACAGACGGTAGCCAGAACGGCAACGCAGAATCCGACCATTACAGTGACAAAGAGGAAG AGACGGCCGTACCGGAACCAGAGCCTGAGCCAGAACCAGCACCGGCTCCAGTGGTGGAGAGGCCCTTGAGGAGCAGAGGGAAGATCCCAGTCACCACTCGCACCAGAAGCAGCCAGCACAACaga gTAGAGAAGGTGTCGGCAGTGGAGCACACCCCCAAAGCAGATGCAAAGGACGTGCTGAAGGAGATGTTCCCCAATGATGTCAACACCCCAACAGGCATTAG tgCCACCTGCAGGCGGCCAATCCGCGGCGCAGCAGCACGGTCCGGAGTATCGACTGACACCTGGCTGGACGACACACGTCTTAGACTGACGGAGCTGCGTGAGACCAGcttctcctccacttcctcctccaacTATGTGGAGTCCCGCCCCTCGACACGCCTCCTCCTGTCCCCGGTCCCGTCCGCCTTCTCCGCTCCTCGGCACGCCTCTGCCCCCACTGTCAGGGCGCCCATCGGTGGCCAGTCACGGCGCCAGCGCTGGATGCCCGTGTGGGTGCAGGTGCTGGTGTTCGGCGTGCTGGCCGGCTTCCTGTTCCTCGTCTACCAGGCCATGGAGACCAACGAGAGCAACCCGTTTGGCTTCCTCACACAGCAGACCGAGGATGCGCCCGAAGGACAGACCAGCAAGTGA
- the tmpoa gene encoding thymopoietin a isoform X5: MTLTYLTTRHLRDPKFLSEPMGRTSKAPPVESYTMDSTKPRKPAQNGAFQQVKDPQTFQPSAWNENIHQDSLSSSWQKEKAIPPDPNPSGLAIKPSKPPFFAVAIEGSQHSSASSFTSSVTNVGSGPPDSSSPLFTRQGSASVQPKQRKPVSQTIEQAYKESTEVDKGDGRQQKITPFLSPVTPVRGQRDSPSQTWVEKVSAVEHTPKADAKDVLKEMFPNDVNTPTGISATCRRPIRGAAARSGVSTDTWLDDTRLRLTELRETSFSSTSSSNYVESRPSTRLLLSPVPSAFSAPRHASAPTVRAPIGGQSRRQRWMPVWVQVLVFGVLAGFLFLVYQAMETNESNPFGFLTQQTEDAPEGQTSK, encoded by the exons ATGACATT GACGTACCTGACAACTCGCCATCTCAG AGACCCCAAGTTTCTATCAGAACCGATGGGCAGAACTTCCAAAGCTCCCCCGGTTGAGTCCTACACTATGGACTCTACCAAGCCCCGTAAACCAGCGCAG AATGGGGCTTTCCAGCAGGTTAAAGATCCCCAAACCTTCCAACCCTCTGCATGGAATGAAAACATCCACCAGGACAGCTTGTCATCTTCGTGGCAAAAAGAAAAg GCCATACCTCCGGATCCCAACCCATCGGGGTTGGCAATCAAACCATCCAAGCCCCCATTCTTTGCTGTTGCCATTGAAGGCTCTCAGCACTCCAGCGCAAGTTCCTTCACATCCTCAGTTACCAATGTAGGTTCAGGTCCGCCGgactcctcttctcccctgttCACTAGGCAGGGGTCGGCGTCTGTTCAGCCAAAACAACGCAAGCCTGTGTCCCAGACCATTGAACAG GCGTACAAGGAGTCTACGGAGGTTGACAAAGGCGATGGCCGGCAGCAGAAaatcactcccttcctctcccccgtGACCCCagtgagggggcagagagatagTCCCTCACAGACATGG gTAGAGAAGGTGTCGGCAGTGGAGCACACCCCCAAAGCAGATGCAAAGGACGTGCTGAAGGAGATGTTCCCCAATGATGTCAACACCCCAACAGGCATTAG tgCCACCTGCAGGCGGCCAATCCGCGGCGCAGCAGCACGGTCCGGAGTATCGACTGACACCTGGCTGGACGACACACGTCTTAGACTGACGGAGCTGCGTGAGACCAGcttctcctccacttcctcctccaacTATGTGGAGTCCCGCCCCTCGACACGCCTCCTCCTGTCCCCGGTCCCGTCCGCCTTCTCCGCTCCTCGGCACGCCTCTGCCCCCACTGTCAGGGCGCCCATCGGTGGCCAGTCACGGCGCCAGCGCTGGATGCCCGTGTGGGTGCAGGTGCTGGTGTTCGGCGTGCTGGCCGGCTTCCTGTTCCTCGTCTACCAGGCCATGGAGACCAACGAGAGCAACCCGTTTGGCTTCCTCACACAGCAGACCGAGGATGCGCCCGAAGGACAGACCAGCAAGTGA